The genomic window TCGACCGGCTCGGCGAAGCGGTAGTACTTCTTGTCCTGGGTGATGCCGAAGTAGGGCCCGTAGAAGAGCTCCTGGAAGCACACCACCTGCGCACCCTGGGCTGCGGCATCCCGCGCGAACCCTTCGTGCTTGTCGAGCATCGACTCCTTGTCGCCCGTCCACGTGGTCTGTGAAATCGCCGCGCGTACCGTCGTCATCGTCTCTCCGTTCGTGAACCGGCGCGTGCCGTGTTCCTCGCCCCTCGGGTGGGACCGGCGGGGTCCGCTCCCGCGGCGACCCTGCACCCCGATCCTGTCGACCCGACGTTTCCCGTCGGTTTCGGCCTGTGACGCGACAGTAAAGCCTGACCCCGTGCGGCGCAATGGTTGGTTCGGCAGACCTTTCAATCGATCGCGGGACGGATGCCGCGGCATCCGTCGTACATCTCCGGGCGGATGCCGCCCCACAGGGCTTCCCGTAACGTGAAACGGTGTTCCGCCGCCTGAAGACGTACCAGCTCGTCGCCGACCTGTCCGTCGCGCTCGTCTTCCTGCTCATCGCCTGGCCGCTCGAGGCGGTCATGTCGACAGGCGCGTTCGGCGTGGAGTACGGATTCGGCTCGGAGGGGCACACCGTGTTCGGGCTGCTCGTCGCGGGCCTGTTCAGCGCGGCGCTGGCGCTCCGCCGACTGTCGCCGGGGCTCGCCCTCGGCATCGCGTGGATCGGCGCCCTGGTGCAGATGGGCCTCGGTCGTCCGCCGAGCTTCTCGGACGTCGCGATCTGCGCCGTGCTGTACGCCACGGCTGCGTACGGGTCGCGGCTGGTGTACTGGTCCGGCTTCGCGTCGGCGATCGTGGGCGCCCTGGTGATCACGGTCTACCTGTTCGCCGGACCGGTGTTCGCCGGGGGCGGTCTGTCGTGGGAGACGCTGCCTCTCGCTCTCGTGCTGCTCGTCGCGGCCGCCTTCGCCCTGGGGCTGTCGTGGACCGTGGGCGCCCTGGTGCGCACCGCGGTGAGGGCGCGGGAGAACCGCGAGGCGCAGCAGCGGGCTGAGGCCGAGACGGTCGCCGAGCAGGAGCGGGTGCGCATCGCGCGCGACATGCATGACGTGGTGGCGCATTCGCTCGCCGTCGTGATCGCCCAGGCCGACGGTGCGCGGTACGCGGCCGCGGCGGATCCCGCCGTCGCCACCGACGCGCTGGCCACGATCTCGGCCACCGCCCGTTCGGCGCTCGCGGACGTGCGCCTGCTGCTCGGTCAGCTGCGACACCGCCAGGGCGACGGGCCGCAGCCGACGATCGCCGACCTCGAGGAGCTCTACGCGCAGGTGCGCGCGGCCGGGGTGCAGCTGCGGGTCGACGTCGATCCCGCGCCGCGGCACGGGACGGCCGAGGGCACTTCGGCCGAGGGGGAGCCGGCGGCCGCCGTGCAGCTCGCCGTCTACCGCATCCTGCAGGAGGCGCTGACGAATGCCCTCCGCCATGGCGCGCCGGGAGGCCCGGTCGACGTGCGGCTCGCCTGGCTTCCGGATCGCGTCGAGCTCGATGTGCGCAACCCGATCGTGCCGGGCACCCAGCCGGGGAGGTTCGGCCACGGGCTCATCGGCATGCGAGAGCGTGCGCAGCTCGCCGGCGGCAGGCTCGATGCGGCCGACGAATTCGGCGCCTTCACCGTGCGGGCGCACATCCCGATCGGAGACCTCGCATGATCCGCGTCGCGCTCGTCGACGACCAGGCGCTGTTCCGTGCCGGCATCCGCATGCTCATCGACTCGCAGCCCGACCTCGAGGTCGTCGCCGAGGCCGCCGACGGCCGTGAGGGAATCGACGCGGTGCGCCGCTCGCGCCCGGACGTGGTGCTCATGGACATCCGCATGCCCGTCCTGGACGGCCTCGCGGCCACCTCGGAGCTCCTCGCCGACACCCCCGAACCGGGAGTCGCGTCCCCGCGCATCGTGATGCTCACGACCTTCGATCTCGACGAGGCCGCGGCCCGGGCCATCCGTCAGGGGGCGAGCGGGTTCCTGCTCAAGGACGCCGACCCCGAGTTCCTGCTCGCTGCGATCCGCACGGTGCATGCCGGATCCGCCGTGATCGCGGCATCCGCCACCCGCGAGCTCTTCGAGCGCTTCACGGATGCCGCGCCCCAGCCCGTGCCGCCGTCCTACGGCGACCTCACCGACCGTGAGCGGGAGATCTTCGCGCTCGCCGCGCGCGGGCTCTCGAACGCCGAGATCGCGGCGCGCGAGTTCCTCTCCGAGGCCACCGTGAAGACGCACATCAGCCGCATCCTCACGAAGCTCGGCCTGCGCGACCGCGTGCAGCTCGTCGTGTTCGCGTTCGAGCACGGCCTGGCGTAGCTCCCGCGCTCGGTGGCGCCGTCGCTGCCCGCCAGTTCACTTGCGCTATACGTACGTGGATGCGCGCATTCGGCGTACGTATAGCGCAAGTGAACCGAGTCAGGGGGCCCGGTGAGAGCGGGGTGGAGCGGCGCGGGGCCGGGCGCGCGGGGTCGGGTGCGGTCGGGTGCGGCTCGGGTGGGGCGGGTGGGGGCGCGGCTCGGATCATCCTTGCGATGTACACGGATGCCTCGCCGGGCCGACGCGCGGGACCCGGGGTCGTCCATACCGTCGTAGGCATGGAACTCTCATCGACCGACCTGGGCCTCGCCGCCCGGGTGCAGCAGCTCAGCAAGACCTATGGCACGGGCGAGAGCACGGTGCACGCGCTGGATGGGGTGAGCGTCGGCATCCGCCGCGGCGAGTTCACCGCCATCATGGGCCCGTCGGGCTCGGGCAAGTCCACGCTCATGCACATCATGGCCGGCCTCGACGCGCCCAGCTCCGGCCGCGCCTGGATCGGCGACACCGACATCACCGGGCTCTCCGACCTGGAGCTCACGATCCTTCGACGGCGTCGGGTCGGCTTCGTCTTCCAGGCGTTCAACCTCGTGCCGACTCTCGACGCCCTCGGCAACATCCTGCTGCCCTTCGACCTCGACGGGCGCCGGCCCACCACGCTCGAGCGGGCGCGCATCGACGGCCTGATCGAGCGTCTGGGCCTCACGAGCCGCCTCGGGCACCGGCCGCACCAGCTGTCGGGCGGGCAGCAGCAGCGCGTGGCGATCGCCCGCGCCCTCGCGACCGCACCCGACCTGGTGTTCGCCGACGAGCCGACCGGCAACCTCGACTCGCGCTCGGGACGCGAGGTGCTCGCCCTGCTCGCTGCCGCCACGCGCGAGCACGGGCAGTCGATCGCGATGGTCACGCACGACCCGGTCGCCGCCTCGCACGCCGACCGCGTGCTGTTCCTCGGTGACGGGCGCATCGTCGCCGACAAGCCGCGCCAG from Microbacterium sp. ProA8 includes these protein-coding regions:
- a CDS encoding histidine kinase translates to MFRRLKTYQLVADLSVALVFLLIAWPLEAVMSTGAFGVEYGFGSEGHTVFGLLVAGLFSAALALRRLSPGLALGIAWIGALVQMGLGRPPSFSDVAICAVLYATAAYGSRLVYWSGFASAIVGALVITVYLFAGPVFAGGGLSWETLPLALVLLVAAAFALGLSWTVGALVRTAVRARENREAQQRAEAETVAEQERVRIARDMHDVVAHSLAVVIAQADGARYAAAADPAVATDALATISATARSALADVRLLLGQLRHRQGDGPQPTIADLEELYAQVRAAGVQLRVDVDPAPRHGTAEGTSAEGEPAAAVQLAVYRILQEALTNALRHGAPGGPVDVRLAWLPDRVELDVRNPIVPGTQPGRFGHGLIGMRERAQLAGGRLDAADEFGAFTVRAHIPIGDLA
- a CDS encoding ABC transporter ATP-binding protein produces the protein MELSSTDLGLAARVQQLSKTYGTGESTVHALDGVSVGIRRGEFTAIMGPSGSGKSTLMHIMAGLDAPSSGRAWIGDTDITGLSDLELTILRRRRVGFVFQAFNLVPTLDALGNILLPFDLDGRRPTTLERARIDGLIERLGLTSRLGHRPHQLSGGQQQRVAIARALATAPDLVFADEPTGNLDSRSGREVLALLAAATREHGQSIAMVTHDPVAASHADRVLFLGDGRIVADKPRQSAEEISAYMLASELTAGAPLPASSAVGHRVAGVTS
- a CDS encoding response regulator transcription factor is translated as MIRVALVDDQALFRAGIRMLIDSQPDLEVVAEAADGREGIDAVRRSRPDVVLMDIRMPVLDGLAATSELLADTPEPGVASPRIVMLTTFDLDEAAARAIRQGASGFLLKDADPEFLLAAIRTVHAGSAVIAASATRELFERFTDAAPQPVPPSYGDLTDREREIFALAARGLSNAEIAAREFLSEATVKTHISRILTKLGLRDRVQLVVFAFEHGLA